CCTTCTCCACTGAGTTACAAACGCGAAATGgtggagagagagaaaacagAACCAGTTTAGGTGAGAGAACAATGGGCTAAATTGGGCCTATCAGACATTGACAGCCTATTTATCATTAATGGGCcttaatagaaaataaaagcATGTATAAAgcttttttcttatattattatCACTGCTTCTTCTCACTCCCGTCGTTGTACCGCAGCCGTCGCGTCACCGTCCGTCAAACATAGGTAAGAAGCTTCTGCTGCGCCACCTCTGAGTTTGATCTCccgtaattgtttttttaaaatttttcaattGGTGAATTTCAATGTTTCATTGTGCGATTCGcggaagctttttttttttatattcctGGTCCATTTCATCGATGTATCGAATCatctagggtttagggtttaggaaaGGTTTGTGATTGCACTGTTATCTTTAGGTGGCGTGATGATGCAAATATCGAAATTGAGATTTGTTGATGTTTTGTTATCTTTTAGTGTATTGTGAAGAGTGAGAAGATGGGGgacaagaggaagaagacgttCATGTTCATCCGTCTAGTGTCAGCTGCTGGAACTGGATTCTTCTATGTGAAGAGGAAGAGTAGCAAGGGACTTCTTGAGAAGCTTGAGTTCCGCAAGTACGATCCTCGTGTCAACCGCCATGTCCTCTTCACTGAGCAGAAGATGAAGTGATCTTTTTTGTCTGCTGTGTGTGTTTCATTGCTTTCCAATCTCTTTGCAAGTAGTATTGTTACTATTCAATCAAACAAGTTCTTAATCAACATTGAGGTTTAGACTTTGTAAGTTTCAGTTTGAGTATTGCTTTTGACtcttaaaactaaataaagaaAGTTGGTCTCTTTAACGATCTCAgatcatagtttttttttttctgcattaTTGAAACCAATCATTGTCAAGTAATACATCAAAATAACTACTACTCGGGGTGTATAAAAAAGCTTGCGACTttataaagtataaatcaaTCCAATATCTTGATGTCAAATAATGACAAACTGACAGAAACCAGAGCATCTCGGAGATTCAAAGAGTTGTTTCAACAGACCCGGTTTGTGTTTTCTCAGACAAGACTGGTTCAAACGCAGAACAATCTTCTCTAGTCTTGTCGAGTTCTCTAGAAAGTATCTAACCAGCTCCAGTTCCGTTGCTTTATCCGTGATCGGGCTTTTGATCTCAACATATTCAAGGGAGGATACCAAAGAAGGTGGCAGTAGAGACAAAAGTCTACTTGTCCCTTCCGTCACCAGAAAATCATGAACCAGTTCCTGCAATCAACCACATTGAAAACAAAGTTGAGAGAGTGGAAAGTTAAGAATCTATGTTTGCAAAACTTGCACAAGTAGTTAGTAGGCAAGAATCATCACCAAGGTGAGGTGTTTGAGATTCGGGCATGCCTCAAGAATGACGGGCAACATCTCTGGAGAAGAGTTTAAGAAGATAGTAGCACGAAGACGAGCCAAGCCATGAAACTTGGATCGTCTGTTTATTTCCAGGTGATAATAGATGAACTGCAAGAATAGCATAAGTTAACATGCATTTAGTAGAAACTCTCAAGGGAAAAGTGAAGAGATATATATACCTCAAGAGTCCTCCTGGAGATGGTCATGTTTGTAGCATGTGAAACAAAGGTTAGAAAATCCCAAGTGATGGACAACACGACGTCGATATCAAACTTGACAGTTTCACTCATACTAACTATCTCGAAGCTCGTGTATTGGTAATCTACGAGATTCAGATGCTCGAGACTCGGAGTATCCATCACAACTGTATCCAAACTGTTTTCAACACGACCAGTATCCGTCCGTTCCAGAGTGAAGCTCTTTAGTGACTTGGAGCGGACGCGTAAGATTAGGACAGAGTCATATCTGCTCTGGCTCATTTTTAAATCCTTGAGAACCGGAGAGGATGAGATAAGTGCCTCTGCAACCTCGTCGCAGGGGAATACGACCTTTTCAAAGTGCAGAGTCTTCAGACATGGTAAAGAACATGACTGGTCGTAATCACTCATGATCACGAAGGTGAGTTTCAAGCTAACCAATGTA
This window of the Raphanus sativus cultivar WK10039 unplaced genomic scaffold, ASM80110v3 Scaffold0130, whole genome shotgun sequence genome carries:
- the LOC108847502 gene encoding uncharacterized protein LOC108847502, translating into MGDKRKKTFMFIRLVSAAGTGFFYVKRKSSKGLLEKLEFRKYDPRVNRHVLFTEQKMK
- the LOC130501224 gene encoding FBD-associated F-box protein At5g18780-like; its protein translation is MQGGRSGTSGEDRISILPEPLLCHILTFLTSKESVGTSVLSSRWRDLWLWVPRLDLDKSDFSEDSTCLSFIDKFLNFRGESYLRGFKLNTDNDGDEGPSVEACLMRVVNKCKIQQFEIENHLGFCFLETPLVFSMCNTLVSLKLTFVIMSDYDQSCSLPCLKTLHFEKVVFPCDEVAEALISSSPVLKDLKMSQSRYDSVLILRVRSKSLKSFTLERTDTGRVENSLDTVVMDTPSLEHLNLVDYQYTSFEIVSMSETVKFDIDVVLSITWDFLTFVSHATNMTISRRTLEFIYYHLEINRRSKFHGLARLRATIFLNSSPEMLPVILEACPNLKHLTLELVHDFLVTEGTSRLLSLLPPSLVSSLEYVEIKSPITDKATELELVRYFLENSTRLEKIVLRLNQSCLRKHKPGLLKQLFESPRCSGFCQFVII